The DNA region ACAACACTAAACAAGGTGCTAATTTTACTAAATATAAATCTAAATTTGAAATAGTTTTTGAAGAAAAATATCCCACTCTTGCAGAAGCACGAAAACGTGAGGCTCAAATTAAGAAATGGCGCAGAGAAAAGAAAAAAATACTAATAAAAAGATTCATTGCCGGATTGTCTACTAAATTATAAAAAACGGAAAACCCGCCGTTCACTTTTGTTACTAGATGGGGTTGACTTATGCATAAAACCCGTGTATATTGGATTTTATCAGAA from Parcubacteria group bacterium includes:
- a CDS encoding GIY-YIG nuclease family protein, with protein sequence MHYVYMIKNSSGKLYVGVTEDLNKRLYYHNTKQGANFTKYKSKFEIVFEEKYPTLAEARKREAQIKKWRREKKKILIKRFIAGLSTKL